The window AATATTAGCTACTTGAACTAATAGATCTACGTAGACCATAcatgtataaattaatataccCAACTAGTAGTTTGGATTTGATAGTAGTGATTTAAATGCAAATCAAAACTGTGGATCTTGTTGGGTAATGGGTAAATATACTCATTCGCCACTGGCATAATATGATATTGCTAAAACGTTGTATATGATACTCAATCATATACAACGTTGTTATGTATTTAGGAGATAAGGATTTACAACTAAGCGCATATCCAAAGGTTCTAGATAtgtctaaatttttaatttgcaAATCTTGGAATCGCAATCGAGTCCGAGATTAACGAACGTGGAAAACATCGGACGGTATCGATAGAATCTCTCTCTGTGAGTTGTCCAAATCTTGTTAAGCTTTCCAAATATCCTCAAGTAGGATTCGTTTTATGTGATATTTTATCATCACTCAATGTGGGGGCCATGTGAACGGGCTGATAGTGGATAATACTCCTCGATGTCTTCACGGTAggtaatttttatatgttgtagTTTGTTTTTAATCCTTCCAATACAATTGGATGCGACTCGTGATAGCTAACTAATTTTCTACGTACCTAATGTATCTACAAGAAAATGTTAGATCAGCTAACTTTCGAATGACAACAAAATTGGAGTGAAAGCAAAACCAGCAGATGTAATTTTAAAAGTGTCAAAATAGGAAAGCCTTTGTTAAAAAAGGTCGGAATAGAaaccttttttctttgttcactAGTCAGAATAGGAAACATAGTACGTAGAAAAATTGACTTATTTGTCAATAAAATCGAATGTTATTAGTAATCAATGAAAATTAAACAAACGAAGGGTAAATCACTGTATAGGAgaggttaacaaaaaaaaactgggGGTTAAATTATTGAGAGGTTAACAAAAAATTCTGAAGGAGACGACAAAAAAAGGGACAAAGGGAAACACGTTAATGTGCAAATATAGAAAGGAGTCAGGAACTTAGGTACGATGTCCATACGTTTTGCAGTCCAAAGACTTTCCATTTTTGTAAATCTTTGAAATTAACCCCCCACTTGTTTTCCCAAACATCATTTGACACCGACGACACACAcaaaacactttcttttaaattatgtttttgtttttgttggtaCTATTTTGAAACCACACCCAAATACTAGTACGGTCCCATTTGCAATAATTCACGCTAGTTAATGGAGGGACCAACGAATTATTCCAACTTTTCAAGTTTTCACCAATATGGGAATCATTTcctttttcacttttattttgcttttagtTTGCTTCGATGCTTcagacaaaataaataaatcagtGATGGACGGATAATAGGGCCTAACTGAGGTCAAGGCAAAGAGAAACACATGCAGTATGAATGtatgattctttctttttttttaaagtggtGAAAATATCTCATCAAGGGTAGTTGGCAGCTAACATGTTTTAAAACGACAAGTTTTAAAATACAACAAATTGCTGAATCTCACTAAAATAGCATGTTTAATATTCCGTTTCAGAGGAACAAATTTGTTTGTAAAATTTTTAGTATGGAATAACGGACGAGAAGAGACTTTAACCTAATGATAAAAAGATTTTGCAatacaaaatgaaaatatataggTTTTGCATTCATTGTCtatgtatcaaaatatttatatgcttTGTATAGCAATTAGTTCGTATATCGTGATTCTGTGCATGCTATTTGTttgtaatattattagtatGGAATAACGGACGAGAAGAGACTTAAATCTAATGATAAAAAGATCTtgcaatacaaaatatataggttTTGCATTCATTGTCtatgtatcaaaatatttatatgcttTGTATAGCAATTAGTTCGTATATCGTGAATCGTGATTCTGTGCATGCTGTGGATTattattgatattattttttaaatacaatgGCCATGGTCTCATTTTAGGTAATGACCTCCAATAAATTATACTTATATACACCACATCTCTGCTGGGTTAATTGAAATAGAGTTCGACTCTACAATTCCACCTAGCGTGAGGTTTAAATGGACCAGTCTGGCCTTGGTGAACAAAATGACATTGAtgtgtttttaactttttattagttTTGACGTAGacgaaaacaaaattaatagtTAGAATATTATAAACTCGGTGAAGTCATTAACAAGCCAATATATCATAGAAAATTCGAAGGACCACGTAAACAACTTGAGCGATTATAAAAGCAACAAATTGAGTGTCATCGAAGGCAAGATCATTCGTGTAATTGGTCAAAAAAGATCCTTTGAGTACTATGAACCACgttaaactaaacaaaaattatcGGTTTGAATGGATCCGTCATTTTGTATTGGCGGTAATGAAGCcttcaaattttcaattttcaccaatcaaaaaagtattttaagtTTTCTGGCCCAAAAACCAACAAACTAATAAAGATCCAATTTAAAAAGTACGTAAAGGTGTGCCTGGTTCGAATTTCTTTAATTTATCGGTTTGAAACATAAACCGGTTTGGttaaaatgaattaaaagaaagaaaaaaagagatagTCACGGTTCTTCGCTTTTCCCAATACAAACGCAGAGATATcgtgatctctctctctctttctaacTCTTATCACTTCCGACGATCTTTCCCTCCGACGTTCGATGGACGCCGTCGTCCATGCTTGTCCACTCTCCATCACGCGCCTACGCGCACCGCTCTCGGCTTCTTCTCCAACTCTTTTTCCGCCGAGATTCCTCTCCATCAACTCCACCTTCTCCCCCACTCTCAGCTCCCTCTCCAACTCCCGAGGTCCTTCAGCTTCCGCCGCCAGCGCCACGTTTACGGCGAAGTCTTCTTCGGTATGCTCTTTTGCGTCTTAGGTTTTTGGGAATTGTGATAGATCAGGTTGTGTTAGGTTATTAAATTCGTATCTATTCACTAGATCGAACATGGTGAAGTTGGAGAATGAGATAGTGACGACATATGTGCGTTTGATCATAGAATTTGATTGAATAAGTGTTCTACAAGTAACTAAAGGGTTTGGTTATAGGATGTACTTTTTTGAATGTTACTGTAGCCAAGAAGTGGAGTGTACACTGTTGGTGAGTTCATGACTAAGAAGGATGACTTGCATGTGGTCAAACCTACCACCACTGTTGATCAAGGTACCACTCATGTGttgaattataaatttgaattacaAAATGACTGTTACTGTAGCCAAGAACTGATGTGTTGTTATGTCTCACAAATATCttatattaattcaaaataaaattttatgaaatatttatacatatcgTTGCCGTACCGGTATCcataacttttctttttaattttactgTTTTCCGTCCTCGTTTTTCTGTTCATGTATCCGGTGCAACATAGGGTATCAGATTGCTTGGAACATGCGATGCTGTGTTTCTGTGATTCAATTTTGTAACATCTCTTTTGTTCCCTTCTCTACAGCTCTAGAAATCCTTGTGGAGAATAGGATTACAGGATTTCCTGTGATCGACCAAGACTGGAAGCTGGTTAGTATCCACTTTTGTATGCCTACTCATAGAGGTTCACATGAGTCTAACTCTAAACCAAATCATTGTTGCTGCAGGTTGGGCTTGTTTCAGATTATGATTTGTTGGCTTTGGACTCCATCTCTGGTAAATGGGCCATCTAACAACCTCCTCAGTGTATTTGGTTTCCTTTGTTTGCaaagatatttttgattttggtgGAGAAAGATGAAAGCTACTTGATCACATGGTGGTATTAGATAGAAATATCAAATGTTATGATGATTATCTTGTGTCTCATTTGTTTCTATCTAGCACGCTCAATTGTGAAATGATCAAAAAGCTTCTTCTCTAACCTttgaaat is drawn from Raphanus sativus cultivar WK10039 unplaced genomic scaffold, ASM80110v3 Scaffold0102, whole genome shotgun sequence and contains these coding sequences:
- the LOC108851729 gene encoding CBS domain-containing protein CBSX1, chloroplastic; translation: MDAVVHACPLSITRLRAPLSASSPTLFPPRFLSINSTFSPTLSSLSNSRGPSASAASATFTAKSSSPRSGVYTVGEFMTKKDDLHVVKPTTTVDQALEILVENRITGFPVIDQDWKLVGLVSDYDLLALDSISGSGSTENAMFPEVDSTWKTFNAVQKLLSKTNGKLVGDLMTPAPVVVEENTNLEDAAKILLETKYRRLPVVDSHGKLVGIITRGNVVRAALQIKRTGDRNA